The Anopheles gambiae chromosome 2, idAnoGambNW_F1_1, whole genome shotgun sequence genomic sequence TAAGGTTTTTGTAATGTGATTGGAATTACGCCCATCTTTTAGCCAGAAGAGTTTATATGCAAAcggtttaatttgtttttagcCTTCCCCATTCCTTGGTCAACTTCCCTCTGGATTGGGGCTGTATAGAAAGATCACGATCCGTGGACGAATGACTCACGATATGTATGGCACGAATGAACGAGGATGAACGAACCGAatcgaaaaaacaacaacgcacaCTAACCCAAACGCCGTGTATGTCCTTACGACACTTACCTTGCAGGTTCAACATAAACCTCCAGGTTGGACCCAACGTAGACCCGAGGGATAATTCAGCGCTACACATTAGCATTCGGCCACGGGAAGGACTGATCGTGCGGAACACGTACCAGTTTCAAAGCTGGGGCGTTGAGGAGCGCTTTGGTGGATGTCCGGTACAGAAACGGTCGTACTTCGATGTTAGCATTACGGTGAAACCGGACAGCTACGGTATTGCGGTGAATGGATGCCATTTCTGTGACTTTAATCATAGGATGCCGTATGCGTCGGTACGGTTCATACATACCGGTCCAGGCGCACAGATAGATGCTATTATAACGGAATAGGAAGGACATTGGTGTATTTCTACTTTAAGTGCGGCAAATAATTTACACTGTTAAAGCCTTATTGCCAAACAACGATTTGCGTATGTTTATTATAAGGACAAGTGATTAATACTGTCTAGTTGGAATTGACGAGCTAGTTTTGACAGAAAGAAATACTGGCTATTTTGGGATGGTTGCTATGGAGCTTTAAATCACAGCTCTGGTGATGTAGTTCAGCTTGGATCATAAAGTTTTCTGCATATCTTCTTCTCactttaattgtttaattattattggttggtattattgaatccgttcgtagcggcggcgtacgtcccgacactcatttacctaacgtactagatggttgctacagttattcacctcggcgttgtaggaccgggcttaagaaatgtgttgccatcacTAAAATTTCTTGTGAACGCCGTACGtccccgctacgaacggattcaataataccagccattatATCCATCGTCCGTCAAACAACCCAAATATGGAGAGCAAACTTACCGTGCtgttgtatgaaataaaatcatttattaTCAAACTGAAGTtgaatcgaaaaaaaatcccttccGGGGGTTCGAGCCTGCCCGTATTAAACCTCTTATCACAACAAGGTATCGTATGAACGTTCACGCCCAAGAAAATAAAAGTCATCCGGTATCGATAAGACAAGGCTTAACAGTGCAAGTTCAACGGCTAAGGTTTGGTAAAAGTTGGTATTAAACtgtaaaaataattgcaaaGCTAGCAGTAGATGTGAATGACATGGTTTATTCGCTGAACGACCTTAAACGCTACATATGTTTGCAGGGGAGCCGTCCTTATTCTGTGGTGATGGCATCAACATTGGCCCCCTCGCCGATGTGAACAAAGCGCACCGATGCGTACGGCATACGATGGTTAAAGTCACAGTAGTGTGCACCGTTCACTGCAATGCCGTAGCTATCCGGTTTCACCGTGATGGTCACGTCGAAGTAGGACTTCTTCTGGACAGGACAACCGCCAAACCGTTCCTCGATCCCCCAGTTACGGAACTGGATGGAGTTACGAATGATGACACCGTCCCGGGGTCGAATGCTTATATGCAGCGCCGTATCATCGCGTGGGTTAGTGTTTGGTCCGGTCTGCAGATTTATGTTGAACCTAAAATCATTTACATTGGACCATGGGCAAATGGAATGGAACGCCGTGCTGCACTACCACTGTTACTTACTGGTCATGAGTCATCCGTCCGCGAATCGTAATCTTGCGGTAAATGCCTAGACCGGCTGGCATATGCGCCAGGAATGGAGTTGGCTAAAGTGTATAACCGGAAGTATGATTACGTTATTACAGCAGGTTAATTCTACAGGTACAAAGTCTACTAACCGGACTGTATGCAGGAAGGGCCGACATATTGATAGAAAACACTGGACTGTAACGTTTACTGAGCTATCCACTTGTGCACCAGGGCGTAGTTTCGAGGAAACTGGTACAACTCTTCCGATGCATCGATGAATGATAGTATAGGAAAAAAGCATTGttgataagaagaagaagaaaaaatgattCATGATAAGATTGTTTTATCTGACCCTTTTGCGTGAATCAGCGCGTCGGTTGTTTGATCGgcaacctctctctctcacacacacacacccaacgaCGCTGACCTTGCGAAACGGTTTGGGGTTATTTGGCACAAAGATTAAAGAAATGTAACACTCATTTGTTGCTAGTATGTGATTTTATACTTGTTGCTAGTTTAActcttaacaacatacccgtcatgggttcaagccccaaatggaccgtgtcgccatacgtaggactgactatcctgctatggggggatcaataagtcactgaaagccaagcccacaagtaagTGGTAcagaggcaggccttgaccgacaacggttgttgagccaaaagaagaagaagtttaaCACAGAACAGCTTTACATAGATTTGTAAATGACTATACATGACAATTCGATACTCACCTTAAAGAATCTTATCTATTTTTCATCAATCGTACAAACGAGGTGGATTCAAACCTCGAATGGACCGACACCTCCGTACAGCAGAACTGACTTTACTGCACTATGTGCATGTGGTGGgatgaacataaaaaaaacaaacaaacaaaaagatcaACGTAGGTCGTTCGTTCTTTAGGATGAATCGAATGAATCGTATAATTCTGGTTCATGAAGCACAACTCTAATACGTCGTACTAGGCGACTCCATAGGTTATTTTGAATGGTGTAGCGGATTTCATCTTTCCTACAAAAATCTATGTTGTACGTGCTTTATATaacattaatttaatttccctTCTGAAGGATGTGTTGCTTTTAATTTACTGTTTATTACCACTGATTTGTGTTCCCAATTGCATGTGATTTCTAATATGGCTACAAAATTATTTGATCGCCAGCCTCGTGATAGGTGCAAAAAGGTAGTTGTTTAATTCTAATAATTTGGAGTACAAATTTGTACCCTTTTGTCACATAAAAGGTAGTTTTATAGACTTTTTTTAGGCAGGTACTATCATAACAGGTAATCATTATGAATGTACCAACATCCATTTGTGTCTTGGGAAAAGAAGCTGCCAAAAGCtaacacaaaattttacagaAGGAACGAACGGGAGCATCCTAGAAATCGTTCAAGACCTTTTAAGCTGAAAAACATTTTGTAAATTACTCTGCTTTATCTTAAGTTCAATATCAGTGACCAAAGGTAATAAACGAAGAAAGAGTTATTACATATCATGTAAAAACATTGTTTGTAGAAAACATGAAATAAGTGCTGTTAGTTCTTATTTGCTCGGACAGTTGCCAAACCAAAATCatcaattttcttttcttcttggGGCACAACAATCGTTTTTGATacaggcctgcctgtacccagtAG encodes the following:
- the LOC1278416 gene encoding galectin-4; this encodes MAQLPVYNPPSPFLGQLPSGLGLYRKITIRGRMTHDMFNINLQVGPNVDPRDNSALHISIRPREGLIVRNTYQFQSWGVEERFGGCPVQKRSYFDVSITVKPDSYGIAVNGCHFCDFNHRMPYASVRFIHTGPGAQIDAIITE
- the LOC1275208 gene encoding galectin-7 is translated as MSALPAYSPPTPFLAHMPAGLGIYRKITIRGRMTHDQFNINLQTGPNTNPRDDTALHISIRPRDGVIIRNSIQFRNWGIEERFGGCPVQKKSYFDVTITVKPDSYGIAVNGAHYCDFNHRMPYASVRFVHIGEGANVDAITTE